Sequence from the [Bacteroides] pectinophilus genome:
CACTTGATATTCTTGCTGCTGTAATGAATTACCGAACCATCCCCCTTCACTTCGTAACCTTTTTTTAATCGTGCCTCTGTGATACGTGCCTGGATAAGCGCTTGAATTAATTCTTCCTTTGTCATAGCTTCATATGATTCAAAATCAGGTTGTTTTGCTTCGATTGTTTGTGGAGTTTTGGAAACATACGTTGTTCTTTTCCTTCCGACATTTTTAGGTGGAAGATGGTTGGTATCTCGATATAGCCACATATAATTGCGAGCCGTATTGTCATTGATACCATACTCCTCAGCTGCTTGAAATCTTGTTAGTTCGCCTTCATAAATACGGCGCCCAATGTCCAACCGTTGTTCTAAAGTGTATTTCATGGTAACCCTCCTGTTAAATACGAAATCAATTAAGACTAAATATGAGAATTCCTTGTTTGAATTATAACTCATTTATGTCTAGAAATTGACCCCTCTGTGTCCAAAATTAGTTTACCACTTCACTCTATATAGAATTTACTCTTATATTTGTTATCAAAATCTAATAAATAATATATTTAAGTTTATTTTTATAACCTTTTTTGTTATTATATCATCTAGTACAATCGAACACAAGTTCTTTTTATTAAAAGGCTTTCATCCGATTTTAATTTTACCAAATGTAAGCCTTTCCCTACCTTTCTCCATACACCTCCCACAATCTCTTCTGCTCCGCTCCTATCCTCAATATTTCCTGCAAATCTCTTGCCATCGCCTCAACATTAGCATCCATCTGTTCAACTGTACCAGTACGATTACCTGCCGTAATCTCCCATTGAACACTCTCTTTTGAGTAATATTCCTTAGTCTCCACATTCATATATCCATACACCAAATATGAATAACCATCACTTTTCTCTAGAAACACCGGTACCACTTCTCCTTTAGAAGTTTTCCATCTCATCAGCCTTGGAAACCAACACAAGCCTTCTTTTATCAGTTCTTTGAATGCTTCAAGCAGCTTGCCCAGCTCATTCAATATTCCACGGAATGAGTTTCCTGCCTCTATTATCTTATCTGCTTCGACCTGATTAGCATATTCTTCTATTGTAGGTGCAAATAATCTGAATGACGATACAAAATTCTTGATTCTATCAAGTAATATCGTAGCATCTTCTGCTTTTTCAATAGCACTTGCCAACTCTTCATTTACCGATTGAAGTTCTGACCTCTTTTCGTCAAGTTCAATTGATATCTGTTTTGATTCTCTACTATCCATTTCTAATAGTGACTTAGTAATCCGCCGCATACTTTCCAGGCATGAAATATCAGACTCCAGTTTTTCTTTTTTATACGTATATTCTTTTTCAATAGCTTTATTTGCCTTAACTGCCCTATCCGATTCTTCCACCTGCTTTTGTAATTGTGTCAAATGCTTTGTCTCCTGAGCCACCTTATACTCTGCAACGGATAAATCGTGATTTCGACCTTTCGACTTTTCTTTTATCTGTTCTCCAAACCAGTCATCAACTTCTTTATTTGCCACCTCACGAAGCTCATCCTGCAGCACTCTTGATAACACATCTTTAGTGAATACCTTACGTTTTGACACCTGCTTGCTAAAACCTTTCTTATATCCATCTGCCACAGGAACTCCAACAATGTGCATATGCGGGCTATCCTCATCAAGATGAACCACAGCATTTGCAACTACAAACTGTGGAAGCCTCTTTCTAAGCTCGTCCAGAATTATCTGATATGACAATTTCATATATGACTTCATATCATCAAATTGCTTCCAGAACTCCCTGTCGCCTATTTGAATTATTATTTCAACTGCCATATCCTGTTCCTTACCTGCCACATGTTCAAAATAATCTTCGATTTTCCGGTCTTGTCGTGTCTGCTTTTTATTATATTCTTCTAATGCCTCATCGAATTCTTTATGATATACTGTTTTCACATCATCAATAAGATTTGATGTTAATCGTACACCGCATTGCTGCAGACACGCATGCATCTCAATGTTAGCAGAAGCTGGTATTAACCAGACGATTATCAAAAAGATTGCGGGGCACTCAGGTGCAATGACACTCACAGAGAAAGTGTATACCCACTTTGATATAAAGGAGCTTGCAGATGCGATTAATAAGATTTAAACAAAGAAAAGGACATTCCCCAGTATCTCTACTGAAAAATGTCCTATACATATCAATATCTTTGTTGCATACCTGCTGCATATGTGTTGCATTCGATGTAAATTCCAGCACATCTGACGGCATTCCACAACTTCTGTAACCCTTGAAAAATGGGCTTTTCTTGATATCTTCGTTCTTGAAAGATTATCTCTTTGAGAACTGTGGAGCACGACGTGCAGCCTTGAGACCGTACTTCTTTCTCTCCTTCATTCTTGGATCTCTTGTGAGGTATCCTGCCTTCTTAAGAAGTGGACGATACTGCTCTGAATCTACCTCAAGAAGAGCTCTTGAAATACCGTGACGAACTGCGCCTGCCTGACCTGTGTATCCACCGCCGTGAACATTAACGATTACGTCATACTTGTCTGTTGTCTCTGTGAGAACTAATGGCTGACGTACAACAACCTTAAGTGTCTCAAGACCAAAGTAATCTTCGATATCTCTCTTATTGATTGTGATATTACCTGTACCAGGTACTAAATATACTCTAG
This genomic interval carries:
- a CDS encoding plasmid recombination protein, which translates into the protein MKTVYHKEFDEALEEYNKKQTRQDRKIEDYFEHVAGKEQDMAVEIIIQIGDREFWKQFDDMKSYMKLSYQIILDELRKRLPQFVVANAVVHLDEDSPHMHIVGVPVADGYKKGFSKQVSKRKVFTKDVLSRVLQDELREVANKEVDDWFGEQIKEKSKGRNHDLSVAEYKVAQETKHLTQLQKQVEESDRAVKANKAIEKEYTYKKEKLESDISCLESMRRITKSLLEMDSRESKQISIELDEKRSELQSVNEELASAIEKAEDATILLDRIKNFVSSFRLFAPTIEEYANQVEADKIIEAGNSFRGILNELGKLLEAFKELIKEGLCWFPRLMRWKTSKGEVVPVFLEKSDGYSYLVYGYMNVETKEYYSKESVQWEITAGNRTGTVEQMDANVEAMARDLQEILRIGAEQKRLWEVYGER
- the rpsI gene encoding 30S ribosomal protein S9, whose product is MARTSKAKAKFYGTGRRKSSIARVYLVPGTGNITINKRDIEDYFGLETLKVVVRQPLVLTETTDKYDVIVNVHGGGYTGQAGAVRHGISRALLEVDSEQYRPLLKKAGYLTRDPRMKERKKYGLKAARRAPQFSKR